The Synchiropus splendidus isolate RoL2022-P1 chromosome 1, RoL_Sspl_1.0, whole genome shotgun sequence genome includes a window with the following:
- the gpx9 gene encoding glutathione peroxidase 9 yields MARNSLYDFSAETLDGETVSLSKFRGKVVLIVNVATFUGSTIEEYHRLNALMEMFGDRNFTVLGFSCNQFGLQAPEDNQETLNILKYVRPGSGFVPKFPVFGKVEVNGLNEDPLFTYLKDVLPFVNPVIGETKKLYWSPIQVNDIRWNFEKFLIAGDGSPFRRYDLHCPIEKVEEDIAGLI; encoded by the exons ATGGCGAGAAACTCTCTTTACGACTTCTCTGCAGAGACTTTAGATGGAGAGACAGTTTCACTCAGTAAGTTTAGGGGCAAAGTAGTTTTGATTGTGAATGTCGCCACTTTCTGAGGGTCGACCATCGAGGAG taCCACCGACTGAATGCACTGATGGAAATGTTCGGTGACCGCAACTTCACTGTCCTGGGCTTCTCCTGCAACCAATTTGGACTCCAGGCTCCCG aGGACAATCAGGAAACCCTGAATATCCTGAAGTACGTGAGACCTGGGAGTGGATTTGTGCCAAAGTTTCCTGTCTTTGGTAAAGTGGAAGTGAACGGATTGAACGAAGACCCACTTTTCACCTACCTGAAG GACGTGTTGCCATTTGTGAACCCAGTTATCGGAGAAACGAAGAAATTGTATTGGTCACCCATCCAAGTCAACGATATACGATGGAATTTTGAGAAATTTCTTATCGCTGGAGATGGCAGTCCATTCCGACG GTATGATCTTCACTGTCCTATAGAGAAAGTTGAGGAGGACATAGCAGGACTTATTTAG
- the ndufb8 gene encoding NADH dehydrogenase [ubiquinone] 1 beta subcomplex subunit 8, mitochondrial, with protein sequence MAGVGFRRLAEALVRGRRTGVPALLSSSRAASGGSGDVLGPFPKTSEERAAAAKKYNMRVEDYKPYPDNGEGYGDYPMLPNRSQHERDPWYQWDHPDLRRNWGEPMHFDFDMYIRNRVDTSPTPIDWKSMRNQFLGFMGFMLLMFCLGEAFPSYQPVAPKQYPYNNLYLERGGDPDKEPEEVKNYEI encoded by the exons ATGGCCGGTGTTGGCTTCAGAAGACTGGCTGAAGCTCTTGTCAGGGGCCGAAGGACTGGCGTACCAGCCCTATTGTCCTCATCGAGAGCAG CATCTGGCGGTAGTGGCGATGTGCTTGGCCCGTTTCCCAAGACTTCGGAGGAGAGAGCTGCCGCAGCCAAGAAGTACAACATGAGAGTTGAGGACTACAAGCCCTATCCCGACAATGGAGAAGG CTACGGAGATTATCCAATGCTTCCAAATCGATCGCAACACGAGCGGGACCCTTGGTACCAATGGGACCACCCTGATCTGAGGAGGAACTGGGGAGAGCCG ATGCACTTTGATTTCGACATGTACATCAGGAACCGTGTGGACACGTCCCCCACCCCGATTGACTGGAAAAGCATGAGAAACCAATTTCTTGGTTTTATGGGCTTCATGCTTTTAATGTTCTGCCTTGGTGAGGCGTTTCCATCCTATCAGCCCGTG GCACCAAAACAGTATCCCTACAACAACCTTTACTTGGAAAGAGGAGGAGATCCTGATAAAGAGCCAGAGGAAGTGAAGAATTATGAAATCTAG
- the sec31b gene encoding protein transport protein Sec31A isoform X1: MRLKEIQRTAQQAWSPAGHHPIYLALGTSAQQLDASFNTTAALEIFEMDFADPSLDMHLKGSLPITNRLHSVVWVSFGMGDDGSGGRLVAGSENGVLTVYNPEAILSSAADAVVGHSDKHTGPVRALDFNPFQSNLLASGANDSEIYIWDLNNFSSPMTPGAKTQPAEDVSVVSWNRQVQHIMASATPSGKAVVWDLRKNEPIIKISDHSNRMHCSGMLWHPEVATQLVLASEDDRLPVIQMWDLRFATSPLKVLENHTRGILSISWSQADPELLLSSAKDNRILCWNPNTGEVIYELPTTNQWCFDIQWCPRNPALLSAASFDGRISVYSVMGGSLKAQQQSTVDKISSSFDTMDPFGTGQVLPPLQVPQPTVQETVIPPLKKPPKWVRRPVGASFAFGGKLITFENTKQQPVQSPQPVPRQVFVSQVSTETEFLQRSKELQVALQSGSFNDYCQGKIQTAKSDAEQDIWKFLLVNFEDEARIKFLKLLGFSKDELERKISKCLGKNCQSNGHAVDAEDLAKKMLQLSAERSEESSAVADVRTSGSVSPADFFNQTSKENFQIPVSCDTDGLISQALLVGNFEGAVELCLNDGRYAEAILLSISGGEDLLKKTQQKYLSKHKNSISMLISSVVTQNWRDIVQSCELDNWKEALAALLTYAHPEDFARLCDTLGGRLECEGTEKRCLQACLCYICSGNIEKLVECWAQHRDTSSPLGLEDLVEKVMMLRKSIERLRNSEVAVQSPILAEKLTCYAGILAAEGSLATAMTYLPENSDQPAIMMLRNRLFHAQGEGQQNSSNRTSGPAAKPAPSAQPPAPKAQIMSQYQPSAPPAPQQPPLPTLFNPQAVPPSSIPGLPPQPHIPQPSAARPVMRPPYPQQPSPAAGFLPHQPFQPQPLGGPSSFPPSGPSMPAANLSGPPLPPPSSTPGGLPPMPSPGVPPIGFLPSTSLPSGPMPPTSHPGPPVPMYPGTLQNQAAAPPMTSGPYVPVTAGYPQGGPGAPAVKPFNASAVAPPPSGHFPWLNSQSDLQGPQEGWNDPPAVRGGPRKKKVPDNYTPPAPITAPVMGFQAEAPQPNDHGQVPPGAPQEPSVQLLQQLPAERVEQKEIPAEHMVLKSTFDSLVQRCQLAAGDPQTKRKLDDASKRLGCLYDKLREQSLSHNILSGLHEISRCVASQNYQRGLEVHTQVVSSSNFSEISAFMPILKVVMTIANKLGV, from the exons ATGAGGCTGAAGGAGATTCAGAGGACCGCCCAGCAGGCGTGGAGTCCAGCCGGACACCATCCCATCTACCTGGCCTTAG GAACCTCAGCCCAGCAGCTGGATGCCTCGTTCAACACCACAGCAGCTCtagaaatatttgaaatggaTTTTGCTGATCCATCTCTGGATATGCACCTTAAAGGCTCACTACCTATTACAAACAG GTTGCACAGTGTAGTCTGGGTGAGTTTTGGAATGGGCGATGACGGTTCAGGTGGAAGGCTGGTTGCTGGTAGTGAGAATGGTGTGCTAACTGTCTACAATCCTGAGGCCATATTAAGCTCAGCAGCTGATGCTGTAGTGGGACATTCTGACAAACACACAGGGCCTGTTCGTGCACTGGACTTCAATCCTTTTCAG AGTAATCTCCTTGCATCAGGTGCAAATGATTCAGAGATTTACATCTGGGATCTGAACAACTTTAGCAGCCCTATGACTCCTGGGGCCAAAACCCAG CCTGCTGAAGATGTCAGTGTGGTCTCATGGAATCGGCAGGTCCAACACATCATGGCCTCGGCTACTCCCAGTGGAAAAGCGGTTGTGTGGGATCTCAGAAAGAACGAGCCTATTATCAAGATCAGCGACCACAGTAACAGG ATGCACTGTTCAGGAATGCTGTGGCATCCTGAGGTGGCCACCCAGCTGGTTTTGGCCTCCGAGGACGACCGCCTGCCCGTCATCCAGATGTGGGATCTTCGCTTTGCCACCTCACCTCTGAAAGTCCTAGAGAATCACACAAG GGGGATTCTGTCAATATCATGGAGCCAGGCTGATCCTGAGCTCCTGCTTAGTAGCGCCAAAGACAACCGGATCCTCTGCTGGAATCCAAACACTGGAGAA GTTATTTACGAGCTTCCCACGACGAATCAGTGGTGTTTCGACATCCAGTGGTGTCCAAGAAACCCTGCTCTGCTTTCTGCTGCCTCTTTTGATGGCAGAATCAGTGTCTACTCTGTGATGGGAGGAAGCTTAAAGGCTCAGCAGCAGAGCACCGTGGATAAG ATTTCCTCCTCGTTTGACACGATGGATCCCTTTGGAACAGGACAAGTGCTTCCACCCCTGCAGGTTCCTCAACCAACAGTACAGGAAACAGTCATTCCTCCTCTGAAGAAACCTCCAAAGTGGGTGCGCAGACCAGTGGGAGCTTCATTTGCT TTTGGTGGGAAGCTGATAACCTTTGAGAATACCAAACAGCAACCTGTGCAGAGCCCCCAGCCCGTCCCCAGACAAGTGTTTGTGAGCCAGGTTTCCACAGAGACAGAATTCCTCCAGCGCTCAAAGGAGCTTCAGGTAGCACTGCAGTCAGGTTCATTTAATGACTACTGCCAGGGCAAGATTCAGACAGCCAAGTCTGACGCCGAACAGGACATCTGGAAGTTCTTGCTG GTGAATTTTGAGGATGAAGCACGGATTAAATTCCTGAAGCTTTTGGGTTTCAGTAAAGATGAATTGGAGAGAAAG ATTTCAAAATGTTTGGGGAAAAACTGCCAGTCCAATGGGCATGCTGTCGATGCTGAAGACTTGGCCAAAAAGATGTTGCAGCTCTCAGCTGAG AGGTCTGAAGAATCATCTGCTGTTGCCGACGTCAGAACATCTGGATCAGTTTCGCCAGCAGATTTCTTCAATCAGACCTCAAAAGAAAACTTCCAGATCCCTGTGTCCTGCG ACACAGACGGGCTGATAAGTCAGGCCTTGCTAGTGGGAAACTTTGAAGGGGCAGTAGAGTTGTGCTTGAACGACGGGCGATATGCTGAGGCCATCCTGTTGTCCATCAGTGGAGGAGAAGATCTGCTGAAGAAGACTCAGCAGAAATACCTCAGCAAACACAAGAACAGTATCTCCATG CTGATCTCCTCAGTGGTGACCCAGAATTGGAGGGACATTGTACAAAGCTGTGAGCTGGACAACtggaaagaagctctggctgctTTGCTGACCTACGCTCACCCTGAAGACTTTGCCCGTCTGTGTG ATACTCTGGGAGGGCGGCTGGAGTGTGAAGGGACGGAGAAACGCTGCCTACAGGCCTGTCTTTGCTACATCTGCTCCGGGAACATTGAGAAGCTGGTGGAGTGTTGGGCTCAGCACAGAGACACCTCTTCACCACTGGGACTGGAG GATCTGGTAGAAAAAGTAATGATGCTGCGTAAGTCTATCGAACGGCTCCGCAACAGCGAGGTGGCAGTGCAGAGCCCCATCTTGGCAGAGAAGCTAACCTGCTATGCTGGCATCCTGGCAGCAGAGGGCAGTCTAGCAACTGCAATGACCTATCTGCCAGAGAACTCAGACCAG CCTGCAATCATGATGCTGAGGAACCGACTGTTCCACGCTCAGGGAGAAGGCCAACAGAACTCTTCGAACAGAACCAGCGGCCCTGCAGCTAAACCCGCTCCCTCTGCCCAACCTCCTGCCCCGAAAGCCCAAATAATG AGTCAGTACCAGCCTTCTGCCCCTCCGGCTCCACAGCAGCCTCCTCTCCCTACCCTTTTCAACCCACAGGCTGTCCCACCTAGCAGCATACCTGGTCTGCCGCCTCAGCCTCATATACCGCAGCCCAGTGCAGCCCGCCCTGTCATGAGGCCACCGTACCCCCAACAACCCAGTCCTGCTGCAG gtttcctccctcatCAGCCATTCCAGCCTCAGCCCCTGGGTGGACCCTCTAGCTTCCCCCCCTCTGGTCCATCAATGCCGGCTGCGAACCTGTCTGGACCTCCTCTACCACCTCCTTCATCGACGCCAGGCGGTCTGCCCCCCATGCCTAGTCCAGGGGTCCCACCTATAGGCTTCTTGCCATCTACCTCTCTACCATCCGGCCCTATGCCGCCCACCTCTCACCCTGGACCTCCAGTTCCTATGTATCCAGGGACTCTTCAAAACCAGGCGGCAGCTCCACCAATGACATCTGGACCTTACGTCCCTGTCACGGCAGGGTACCcacagggaggtcctggtgctCCTGCAGTGAAGCCCTTCAATGCTTCTGCTGtagctcctcctccatcag GACATTTTCCTTGGCTGAATTCTCAAAGTGATCTTCAAG GGCCCCAGGAGGGCTGGAACGACCCTCCTGCTGTACGAGGGGGACCCAGAAAGAAAAAG GTTCCAGATAACTACACTCCTCCTGCTCCCATCACGGCCCCCGTAATGGGTTTCCAAGCAGAGGCCCCTCAGCCGAATGATCACGGCCAAGTCCCTCCAGGTGCACCCCAGGAGCCCAGTGTTCAG CTTCTTCAGCAGCTTCCTGCCGAGCGAGTGGAGCAGAAGGAGATCCCAGCTGAGCACATGGTTCTGAAGTCCACCTTCGACAGTCTGGTTCAGCGCTGTCAGCTTGCCGCAGGAGACCCA CAAACCAAACGAAAGCTTGATGATGCCAGCAAGCGCCTGGGATGTCTGTATGACAAACTGAGGGAGCAGTCG CTCTCCCACAACATATTGAGTGGCCTCCACGAGATCAGCCGCTGTGTGGCAAGTCAGAACTACCAGCGGGGCCTTGAGGTCCACACCCAGGTGGTGAGCAGCAGCAACTTCAGCGAGATCTCCGCCTTCATGCCCATCCTCAAAGTTGTCATGACCATCGCCAACAAGCTGGGCGTTTGA
- the sec31b gene encoding protein transport protein Sec31A isoform X2 has protein sequence MRLKEIQRTAQQAWSPAGHHPIYLALGTSAQQLDASFNTTAALEIFEMDFADPSLDMHLKGSLPITNRLHSVVWVSFGMGDDGSGGRLVAGSENGVLTVYNPEAILSSAADAVVGHSDKHTGPVRALDFNPFQSNLLASGANDSEIYIWDLNNFSSPMTPGAKTQPAEDVSVVSWNRQVQHIMASATPSGKAVVWDLRKNEPIIKISDHSNRMHCSGMLWHPEVATQLVLASEDDRLPVIQMWDLRFATSPLKVLENHTRGILSISWSQADPELLLSSAKDNRILCWNPNTGEVIYELPTTNQWCFDIQWCPRNPALLSAASFDGRISVYSVMGGSLKAQQQSTVDKISSSFDTMDPFGTGQVLPPLQVPQPTVQETVIPPLKKPPKWVRRPVGASFAFGGKLITFENTKQQPVQSPQPVPRQVFVSQVSTETEFLQRSKELQVALQSGSFNDYCQGKIQTAKSDAEQDIWKFLLVNFEDEARIKFLKLLGFSKDELERKISKCLGKNCQSNGHAVDAEDLAKKMLQLSAERSEESSAVADVRTSGSVSPADFFNQTSKENFQIPVSCDTDGLISQALLVGNFEGAVELCLNDGRYAEAILLSISGGEDLLKKTQQKYLSKHKNSISMLISSVVTQNWRDIVQSCELDNWKEALAALLTYAHPEDFARLCDTLGGRLECEGTEKRCLQACLCYICSGNIEKLVECWAQHRDTSSPLGLEDLVEKVMMLRKSIERLRNSEVAVQSPILAEKLTCYAGILAAEGSLATAMTYLPENSDQPAIMMLRNRLFHAQGEGQQNSSNRTSGPAAKPAPSAQPPAPKAQIMSQYQPSAPPAPQQPPLPTLFNPQAVPPSSIPGLPPQPHIPQPSAARPVMRPPYPQQPSPAAGFLPHQPFQPQPLGGPSSFPPSGPSMPAANLSGPPLPPPSSTPGGLPPMPSPGVPPIGFLPSTSLPSGPMPPTSHPGPPVPMYPGTLQNQAAAPPMTSGPYVPVTAGYPQGGPGAPAVKPFNASAVAPPPSGPQEGWNDPPAVRGGPRKKKVPDNYTPPAPITAPVMGFQAEAPQPNDHGQVPPGAPQEPSVQLLQQLPAERVEQKEIPAEHMVLKSTFDSLVQRCQLAAGDPQTKRKLDDASKRLGCLYDKLREQSLSHNILSGLHEISRCVASQNYQRGLEVHTQVVSSSNFSEISAFMPILKVVMTIANKLGV, from the exons ATGAGGCTGAAGGAGATTCAGAGGACCGCCCAGCAGGCGTGGAGTCCAGCCGGACACCATCCCATCTACCTGGCCTTAG GAACCTCAGCCCAGCAGCTGGATGCCTCGTTCAACACCACAGCAGCTCtagaaatatttgaaatggaTTTTGCTGATCCATCTCTGGATATGCACCTTAAAGGCTCACTACCTATTACAAACAG GTTGCACAGTGTAGTCTGGGTGAGTTTTGGAATGGGCGATGACGGTTCAGGTGGAAGGCTGGTTGCTGGTAGTGAGAATGGTGTGCTAACTGTCTACAATCCTGAGGCCATATTAAGCTCAGCAGCTGATGCTGTAGTGGGACATTCTGACAAACACACAGGGCCTGTTCGTGCACTGGACTTCAATCCTTTTCAG AGTAATCTCCTTGCATCAGGTGCAAATGATTCAGAGATTTACATCTGGGATCTGAACAACTTTAGCAGCCCTATGACTCCTGGGGCCAAAACCCAG CCTGCTGAAGATGTCAGTGTGGTCTCATGGAATCGGCAGGTCCAACACATCATGGCCTCGGCTACTCCCAGTGGAAAAGCGGTTGTGTGGGATCTCAGAAAGAACGAGCCTATTATCAAGATCAGCGACCACAGTAACAGG ATGCACTGTTCAGGAATGCTGTGGCATCCTGAGGTGGCCACCCAGCTGGTTTTGGCCTCCGAGGACGACCGCCTGCCCGTCATCCAGATGTGGGATCTTCGCTTTGCCACCTCACCTCTGAAAGTCCTAGAGAATCACACAAG GGGGATTCTGTCAATATCATGGAGCCAGGCTGATCCTGAGCTCCTGCTTAGTAGCGCCAAAGACAACCGGATCCTCTGCTGGAATCCAAACACTGGAGAA GTTATTTACGAGCTTCCCACGACGAATCAGTGGTGTTTCGACATCCAGTGGTGTCCAAGAAACCCTGCTCTGCTTTCTGCTGCCTCTTTTGATGGCAGAATCAGTGTCTACTCTGTGATGGGAGGAAGCTTAAAGGCTCAGCAGCAGAGCACCGTGGATAAG ATTTCCTCCTCGTTTGACACGATGGATCCCTTTGGAACAGGACAAGTGCTTCCACCCCTGCAGGTTCCTCAACCAACAGTACAGGAAACAGTCATTCCTCCTCTGAAGAAACCTCCAAAGTGGGTGCGCAGACCAGTGGGAGCTTCATTTGCT TTTGGTGGGAAGCTGATAACCTTTGAGAATACCAAACAGCAACCTGTGCAGAGCCCCCAGCCCGTCCCCAGACAAGTGTTTGTGAGCCAGGTTTCCACAGAGACAGAATTCCTCCAGCGCTCAAAGGAGCTTCAGGTAGCACTGCAGTCAGGTTCATTTAATGACTACTGCCAGGGCAAGATTCAGACAGCCAAGTCTGACGCCGAACAGGACATCTGGAAGTTCTTGCTG GTGAATTTTGAGGATGAAGCACGGATTAAATTCCTGAAGCTTTTGGGTTTCAGTAAAGATGAATTGGAGAGAAAG ATTTCAAAATGTTTGGGGAAAAACTGCCAGTCCAATGGGCATGCTGTCGATGCTGAAGACTTGGCCAAAAAGATGTTGCAGCTCTCAGCTGAG AGGTCTGAAGAATCATCTGCTGTTGCCGACGTCAGAACATCTGGATCAGTTTCGCCAGCAGATTTCTTCAATCAGACCTCAAAAGAAAACTTCCAGATCCCTGTGTCCTGCG ACACAGACGGGCTGATAAGTCAGGCCTTGCTAGTGGGAAACTTTGAAGGGGCAGTAGAGTTGTGCTTGAACGACGGGCGATATGCTGAGGCCATCCTGTTGTCCATCAGTGGAGGAGAAGATCTGCTGAAGAAGACTCAGCAGAAATACCTCAGCAAACACAAGAACAGTATCTCCATG CTGATCTCCTCAGTGGTGACCCAGAATTGGAGGGACATTGTACAAAGCTGTGAGCTGGACAACtggaaagaagctctggctgctTTGCTGACCTACGCTCACCCTGAAGACTTTGCCCGTCTGTGTG ATACTCTGGGAGGGCGGCTGGAGTGTGAAGGGACGGAGAAACGCTGCCTACAGGCCTGTCTTTGCTACATCTGCTCCGGGAACATTGAGAAGCTGGTGGAGTGTTGGGCTCAGCACAGAGACACCTCTTCACCACTGGGACTGGAG GATCTGGTAGAAAAAGTAATGATGCTGCGTAAGTCTATCGAACGGCTCCGCAACAGCGAGGTGGCAGTGCAGAGCCCCATCTTGGCAGAGAAGCTAACCTGCTATGCTGGCATCCTGGCAGCAGAGGGCAGTCTAGCAACTGCAATGACCTATCTGCCAGAGAACTCAGACCAG CCTGCAATCATGATGCTGAGGAACCGACTGTTCCACGCTCAGGGAGAAGGCCAACAGAACTCTTCGAACAGAACCAGCGGCCCTGCAGCTAAACCCGCTCCCTCTGCCCAACCTCCTGCCCCGAAAGCCCAAATAATG AGTCAGTACCAGCCTTCTGCCCCTCCGGCTCCACAGCAGCCTCCTCTCCCTACCCTTTTCAACCCACAGGCTGTCCCACCTAGCAGCATACCTGGTCTGCCGCCTCAGCCTCATATACCGCAGCCCAGTGCAGCCCGCCCTGTCATGAGGCCACCGTACCCCCAACAACCCAGTCCTGCTGCAG gtttcctccctcatCAGCCATTCCAGCCTCAGCCCCTGGGTGGACCCTCTAGCTTCCCCCCCTCTGGTCCATCAATGCCGGCTGCGAACCTGTCTGGACCTCCTCTACCACCTCCTTCATCGACGCCAGGCGGTCTGCCCCCCATGCCTAGTCCAGGGGTCCCACCTATAGGCTTCTTGCCATCTACCTCTCTACCATCCGGCCCTATGCCGCCCACCTCTCACCCTGGACCTCCAGTTCCTATGTATCCAGGGACTCTTCAAAACCAGGCGGCAGCTCCACCAATGACATCTGGACCTTACGTCCCTGTCACGGCAGGGTACCcacagggaggtcctggtgctCCTGCAGTGAAGCCCTTCAATGCTTCTGCTGtagctcctcctccatcag GGCCCCAGGAGGGCTGGAACGACCCTCCTGCTGTACGAGGGGGACCCAGAAAGAAAAAG GTTCCAGATAACTACACTCCTCCTGCTCCCATCACGGCCCCCGTAATGGGTTTCCAAGCAGAGGCCCCTCAGCCGAATGATCACGGCCAAGTCCCTCCAGGTGCACCCCAGGAGCCCAGTGTTCAG CTTCTTCAGCAGCTTCCTGCCGAGCGAGTGGAGCAGAAGGAGATCCCAGCTGAGCACATGGTTCTGAAGTCCACCTTCGACAGTCTGGTTCAGCGCTGTCAGCTTGCCGCAGGAGACCCA CAAACCAAACGAAAGCTTGATGATGCCAGCAAGCGCCTGGGATGTCTGTATGACAAACTGAGGGAGCAGTCG CTCTCCCACAACATATTGAGTGGCCTCCACGAGATCAGCCGCTGTGTGGCAAGTCAGAACTACCAGCGGGGCCTTGAGGTCCACACCCAGGTGGTGAGCAGCAGCAACTTCAGCGAGATCTCCGCCTTCATGCCCATCCTCAAAGTTGTCATGACCATCGCCAACAAGCTGGGCGTTTGA
- the scd gene encoding acyl-CoA desaturase: protein MTEAEEQKQHKQPANGNALPEAPREDAFDHTYKEKAGPKPAKSIVWKNVILMSFLHIGAVYGIYLVPSASPLTWLWSIFCFLISALGITAGAHRLWSHRSYKASLPLRIFLGVANSMAFQNDIFEWARDHRVHHKYSETDADPHNAVRGFFFSHIGWLLVRKHPDVIEKGRKLELSDLRSDKVVMFQRKYYKLTVLLMCFFVPMSVPWYFWGESLWVAYFIPALLRYTLVLNATWLVNSAAHMWGNRPYDQNINPRENKFVTFSAIGEGYHNYHHTFPFDYATSEFGCKLNLTTCFIDFMCYLGLATDRKRVSRELIMARAKRTGDGSHQSG, encoded by the exons ATGACGGAGgcggaggagcagaagcagcacaAGCAGCCCGCTAATGGCAACGCTCTACCGGAGGCCCCCCGAGAAGATGCGTTTGATCACACGTACAAAGAGAAAGCGGGCCCCAAACCGGCCAAGAGCATCGTGTGGAAGAACGTCATATTGATGTCCTTCCTGCATATAGGTGCCGTGTACGGCATCTACCTCGTCCCCTCAGCATCTCCTCTGACCTGGCTGTGGT ccattttctgttttttgatAAGTGCTTTAGGAATCACCGCAGGTGCTCACCGCCTGTGGAGTCACAGATCCTACAAGGCCTCGTTACCTCTACGGATCTTCCTGGGTGTCGCCAACTCCATGGCATTTCAG AATGACATCTTTGAGTGGGCCAGAGACCACAGGGTGCACCACAAATACTCAGAGACAGACGCGGACCCTCACAACGCCGTGCgcggcttcttcttctctcacatCGGCTGGCTGCTGGTGCGCAAACACCCTGATGTCATCGAGAAGGGTCGCAAGCTGGAGCTGTCCGACCTGCGCTCCGACAAAGTTGTAATGTTTCAGAGGAA GTACTACAAACTGACCGTGCTGCTCATGTGCTTCTTCGTCCCAATGTCCGTGCCTTGGTACTTCTGGGGCGAGTCTCTGTGGGTGGCTTACTTCATCCCGGCGTTGCTGCGCTACACACTGGTGCTCAACGCCACCTGGCTGGTCAACAGCGCCGCCCACATGTGGGGGAATCGGCCCTATGACCAGAACATCAACCCACGGGAGAACAAGTTTGTCACCTTCAGTGCGATAG GCGAAGGCTACCACAACTACCACCACACGTTCCCCTTTGACTACGCCACCAGCGAATTTGGCTGCAAGCTCAACCTGACCACCTGCTTCATTGACTTCATGTGCTACCTTGGTCTGGCCACGGACCGCAAGAGAGTGTCCCGTGAGCTCATCATGGCCCGAGCCAAGCGCACCGGCGACGGCAGCCACCAGAGCGGCTAG